From a region of the Candidatus Nezhaarchaeales archaeon genome:
- a CDS encoding bifunctional 5,6,7,8-tetrahydromethanopterin hydro-lyase/3-hexulose-6-phosphate synthase — MAGRVMSSDEYYVGEALIGSGNEVAHVDLIIGSRKGPAGIAFANALTNVSAGHTPLLAVIRPNLPPKPNTVLVPKVTVKSMEDANKVFGPAQAAVAKAVADAVEEGLIPRDKCEEWVIIASVFVHPEAKDYRKIYQYNYGATKLAIRRALQGYPSVEKVLKEKDRAIHPIMGFKVPRLWNPPYLQVALDLDSFEAVERLLNLLPNRERLILEAGTPLIKACGVGVIGRMRAIRKDAFIIADLKTMDVGRMEVKEAADATADAVCILGIASKATIERSIHEARRQGIYSILDTMEVEDVIGRVSSLSVKPDVILLHRSVDVERQAVETGRPLEAYWGDIKGVKERFKCLIAVAGGLTPETAKIALREGADIIVVGRYIIRSRDPRRAAEHFLDLMPPDPETMRLILDEDEVVGD, encoded by the coding sequence ATGGCGGGGAGGGTTATGAGTAGTGATGAGTATTACGTGGGGGAAGCGCTTATCGGTAGCGGTAACGAGGTTGCCCACGTAGACCTAATTATAGGTAGTAGGAAAGGGCCGGCTGGTATAGCCTTCGCTAACGCTTTAACCAACGTATCGGCGGGCCATACACCTCTACTCGCGGTTATAAGGCCTAACCTACCTCCGAAGCCTAATACGGTTTTAGTGCCTAAGGTTACGGTGAAATCCATGGAGGACGCTAACAAGGTTTTCGGCCCGGCTCAAGCAGCCGTTGCTAAAGCGGTCGCGGACGCCGTAGAGGAAGGCTTAATACCTAGGGATAAATGTGAAGAATGGGTTATAATAGCGTCGGTCTTCGTTCATCCGGAGGCCAAGGACTATAGGAAAATATACCAGTATAATTATGGAGCTACTAAACTAGCGATAAGGAGGGCGCTTCAAGGCTACCCCAGCGTGGAGAAGGTGCTTAAGGAGAAGGATAGGGCCATACATCCGATAATGGGCTTCAAGGTCCCGAGGCTATGGAACCCCCCATACCTACAGGTAGCGCTCGACCTAGACTCCTTTGAAGCGGTTGAAAGGCTTCTAAACCTACTCCCGAATAGGGAGCGCCTCATACTTGAGGCTGGAACCCCGCTGATTAAAGCCTGCGGCGTAGGAGTAATTGGAAGGATGCGAGCAATACGTAAGGATGCTTTCATCATAGCGGACCTTAAAACTATGGACGTCGGAAGAATGGAGGTTAAAGAAGCAGCTGACGCAACAGCCGACGCAGTATGCATTCTAGGTATAGCCTCCAAAGCCACTATAGAGAGATCCATACATGAAGCTAGGAGGCAAGGTATATATTCGATACTTGACACCATGGAGGTTGAGGACGTAATAGGTAGGGTCTCCTCGCTATCAGTAAAGCCCGACGTAATACTTCTACATAGAAGCGTGGACGTTGAAAGGCAGGCTGTTGAAACCGGTAGACCCTTAGAGGCTTACTGGGGTGATATTAAAGGGGTTAAGGAGAGGTTTAAATGTCTAATAGCGGTAGCCGGCGGATTAACGCCTGAAACAGCTAAAATAGCCTTAAGGGAGGGCGCCGATATAATCGTTGTTGGAAGGTATATTATAAGGAGCCGCGACCCTAGAAGAGCGGCTGAACACTTCTTAGATTTAATGCCGCCGGACCCTGAAACCATGAGGCTAATACTTGACGAGGACGAGGTAGTTGGAGATTAA
- a CDS encoding 3-isopropylmalate dehydratase small subunit, with amino-acid sequence MTEVKGKVVKFDDNINTDVIIPGRYLIYTDPFELAKHAMEGVDPSFPEKAKQGCIIVAGKNFGCGSSREQAPVALKYAGVKAVVAESFARIFYRNAINIGLPALTCRGVHSKLQEGDEVAVNLQEGTVKNLRTGEVIKAQPLHPFVIEILTKGGLISYMKAKLQAE; translated from the coding sequence ATGACCGAGGTTAAGGGTAAGGTCGTAAAGTTCGACGATAATATCAATACGGACGTAATAATACCCGGAAGATACCTAATATACACGGATCCCTTCGAACTGGCTAAACACGCTATGGAGGGCGTAGACCCCTCCTTCCCGGAGAAGGCTAAACAGGGCTGCATAATAGTAGCGGGTAAAAACTTCGGTTGCGGATCAAGTAGGGAGCAAGCCCCCGTAGCCTTAAAATACGCGGGCGTAAAAGCAGTAGTAGCGGAGTCCTTCGCTAGAATATTCTACAGGAACGCTATAAACATAGGCCTACCAGCATTAACTTGTCGAGGCGTCCATTCAAAACTCCAAGAAGGGGATGAGGTAGCGGTAAACCTTCAAGAGGGAACGGTGAAGAACCTTAGAACTGGGGAGGTTATTAAGGCCCAACCGTTACATCCATTCGTCATAGAAATACTGACGAAGGGAGGCCTTATAAGCTACATGAAGGCGAAACTACAAGCCGAGTAA
- a CDS encoding hydroxymethylglutaryl-CoA synthase, whose protein sequence is MSSEPIERRVSYVGDKLRCSYCPACGKSYFGTRRYCGYCGRDTLGKMKRIDLFFEKGVLESFTVITEPTNRFKPLNPYVYGLISFDNGKICLPGRLTDYFFDGGLENIEGREVLPRIRRRYSVGKSDIIPTISLTFTFADEYYPHQEYRVTKPSKEYEKPGIVGFASYTSRFRIREGSVERSIPFIDEDAITAAVEACKLALIHSGVNHSLIGKVYAGSESNPYAVKPIASKVAQVLDLGVGGEDVRGVDAIDTQFACKAATSVFKDAVALTYYPDSGVEYAMVVGTDNSQAAPRGKLGGELDFFVGYGAAAFIFGRYDVVAEVEAWYSCTSDTADFWRRDTELYPRHGGRFTGEPAYFKHVEHAARKLMDKLRLQPNDVQYFVPHQPNASFPVKVARKLGFKEEQYAPGLQVSKFGNLYSGSSPLGLVAVLEQAKPYERILLVSYGSGAGSDAYTFITTPQITEKRQKFTVKWQASNPFLKYVDYNTYRRFKRGL, encoded by the coding sequence ATGAGTAGCGAACCTATAGAGCGTAGGGTCTCCTACGTAGGCGATAAGCTTAGATGTAGCTACTGCCCAGCATGCGGTAAAAGCTACTTCGGCACTAGGAGGTATTGCGGTTACTGCGGTAGAGATACACTCGGTAAAATGAAGCGTATAGACCTCTTCTTCGAGAAGGGCGTCCTCGAATCCTTCACCGTAATAACGGAGCCAACCAATAGGTTTAAGCCCTTAAACCCATACGTTTACGGCCTAATATCCTTCGACAACGGTAAAATATGCCTACCAGGCCGGCTTACCGATTACTTCTTCGACGGCGGCCTAGAAAACATCGAGGGTAGGGAGGTACTACCACGTATTAGGCGTAGGTACTCCGTGGGTAAAAGCGACATCATACCTACGATCTCCCTCACCTTCACCTTCGCCGACGAATACTACCCCCACCAAGAATACCGCGTAACCAAGCCTTCAAAGGAGTATGAGAAACCGGGCATCGTAGGCTTCGCCTCCTACACCTCCAGGTTTAGGATTAGGGAGGGGTCAGTTGAACGCTCCATCCCCTTCATAGACGAGGACGCCATAACCGCCGCCGTTGAAGCCTGCAAACTAGCCTTAATACATTCAGGCGTAAACCATTCCTTAATAGGTAAGGTTTACGCCGGATCCGAATCAAACCCGTACGCGGTTAAACCCATAGCCTCCAAGGTGGCCCAAGTCCTCGATCTAGGAGTCGGAGGCGAAGATGTACGGGGCGTAGACGCCATAGACACCCAGTTCGCGTGTAAAGCGGCTACCAGCGTCTTCAAGGACGCCGTAGCCTTAACCTATTATCCAGACTCCGGCGTCGAATACGCCATGGTAGTTGGAACCGATAACTCCCAAGCAGCGCCACGCGGTAAACTAGGCGGTGAACTCGACTTCTTCGTCGGCTACGGGGCCGCCGCCTTCATATTCGGAAGGTACGACGTAGTAGCCGAGGTAGAAGCATGGTACTCCTGCACCTCCGATACAGCCGACTTCTGGAGGAGGGATACAGAGCTATACCCTAGACACGGCGGCCGCTTCACGGGTGAACCAGCCTACTTTAAACACGTGGAGCATGCAGCGCGAAAACTAATGGATAAACTACGCCTACAGCCAAACGACGTTCAATACTTCGTACCACACCAACCTAACGCCTCCTTCCCCGTTAAAGTAGCTAGAAAACTCGGCTTCAAGGAGGAACAGTACGCGCCAGGCCTCCAAGTATCGAAGTTCGGAAACCTCTACTCAGGCTCATCACCCCTAGGCCTAGTAGCCGTACTCGAACAGGCAAAACCATACGAACGCATCCTCCTAGTAAGCTACGGCTCCGGAGCCGGAAGCGACGCTTACACCTTCATAACCACGCCCCAAATAACCGAGAAACGTCAAAAGTTCACCGTAAAATGGCAAGCCTCAAACCCATTCCTAAAATACGTAGACTATAACACCTACCGACGCTTTAAACGCGGACTATAA